A part of Nocardioides plantarum genomic DNA contains:
- a CDS encoding SGNH/GDSL hydrolase family protein, whose product MEPPTLTYANRTGRPPGRVVRSAGLVLPGVRRVWRQAEPYADAWHAHNLRTVSRPGRRWVVLGDSMSQGVGATSYDAGWVGQLAARLEATGDHLEVLNLSATGARADDVLTQQLPALADIGRRADDVVMVLVGSNDLFAGRAGRSRLPAAFAALVEAVPRGTVFATLPQPTGVASLANAHVERAAAAGRVVLLDLRVTGPTSWRGRLAADHFHPNDAGYAAMADAIEPTLRAVLRRP is encoded by the coding sequence TCACCTACGCCAACCGCACCGGCCGGCCGCCGGGCCGCGTGGTGCGCTCGGCCGGCCTGGTGCTGCCGGGCGTGCGCCGGGTCTGGCGCCAGGCCGAGCCGTACGCCGATGCGTGGCACGCCCACAACCTGCGGACGGTGAGCCGTCCCGGCCGCCGGTGGGTCGTGCTCGGCGACTCGATGTCGCAGGGCGTCGGCGCGACGTCGTACGACGCGGGGTGGGTCGGTCAGCTCGCCGCGCGCCTGGAGGCGACCGGCGACCACCTCGAGGTGCTCAACCTGTCCGCGACCGGCGCCCGGGCCGACGACGTGCTCACGCAGCAGCTGCCGGCCCTGGCCGACATCGGCAGGCGCGCGGACGACGTCGTGATGGTGCTGGTGGGCTCCAACGACCTGTTCGCCGGTCGGGCGGGGCGGTCCCGGCTGCCCGCGGCGTTCGCCGCCCTGGTCGAGGCGGTCCCGCGCGGGACGGTCTTCGCCACGCTGCCGCAGCCCACCGGTGTCGCAAGCCTGGCCAACGCCCACGTCGAGCGGGCGGCGGCCGCAGGCCGGGTCGTCCTGCTCGACCTGCGCGTCACCGGGCCGACCTCGTGGCGCGGTCGCCTCGCGGCCGACCACTTCCACCCCAACGACGCCGGCTACGCCGCCATGGCGGACGCGATCGAGCCGACGCTGCGGGCGGTGCTCAGGCGGCCGTGA
- a CDS encoding MFS transporter, whose translation MNTGHSRALLTVATLCFGGLSASLTQTLVIPIQGDLPGLLHTSPANAGWVVTITLLAAAVTMPISGKLGDLFGKPRMLIASAAMLAAGSVVCALSSTLAPMLVGRAMQGLAMGFIPVAIALIREVVPPDMANTGIAAMSATLGVGGAIGLPLAAWVVQTFDFHALFWMAAGFAVLLLVGLVTLVPRVHDAQGGRIDLVGAVGLAVGLVGVLLGASKGREWGWLDARTVGSIGVGLVVLVVWAVFELAQDEPLVDLRATARRPVLLTNLAAVAIGFGMMAQAIVVPQLLQLPTATGFGLGQTILEAGLWMAPGGLMMLVFAPVSSRMMTNVGPRITLMTGAAVLGVGYLVATFLMDAPWQLLVASIVISSGVGIGYAAMPALIMTSTPPREAGSALGVNALSRSIGTTVAAAVMATVLAGSTGRGGFELCFAIGAVAAFVGLAITALVPHVHSRAAKLDAVGTVTAA comes from the coding sequence GTGAACACAGGACACTCCCGGGCGTTGCTCACCGTGGCGACCCTCTGCTTCGGCGGGCTCAGCGCCTCGCTCACGCAGACCCTGGTCATCCCGATCCAGGGCGACCTGCCCGGGCTGCTGCACACCTCCCCCGCCAACGCCGGCTGGGTCGTCACGATCACGCTGCTGGCTGCCGCCGTCACGATGCCGATCAGCGGCAAGCTGGGCGACCTGTTCGGCAAGCCGAGGATGCTGATCGCGAGCGCGGCGATGCTCGCGGCCGGCTCCGTCGTGTGCGCCCTGTCGAGCACCCTGGCCCCGATGCTGGTCGGCCGGGCCATGCAGGGTCTCGCGATGGGGTTCATCCCGGTCGCGATCGCGCTGATCCGCGAGGTGGTCCCGCCCGACATGGCCAACACCGGCATCGCCGCGATGAGCGCCACGCTCGGCGTCGGCGGCGCGATCGGCCTGCCCCTGGCGGCCTGGGTGGTGCAGACGTTCGACTTCCACGCCCTGTTCTGGATGGCGGCCGGGTTCGCGGTCCTGCTGCTGGTCGGGCTGGTCACCCTCGTACCCCGGGTCCACGACGCACAGGGCGGGCGGATCGACCTGGTCGGCGCCGTCGGCCTCGCCGTCGGTCTCGTCGGCGTGCTGCTCGGCGCCTCCAAGGGGCGCGAGTGGGGCTGGCTCGACGCCCGCACCGTCGGGTCCATCGGCGTCGGCCTGGTCGTCCTGGTCGTGTGGGCCGTCTTCGAGCTCGCGCAGGACGAGCCGCTCGTCGACCTGCGCGCCACCGCGCGCCGCCCCGTGCTGCTCACCAACCTCGCCGCCGTGGCCATCGGCTTCGGCATGATGGCGCAGGCGATCGTCGTCCCGCAGCTGCTGCAGCTGCCCACCGCGACGGGCTTCGGGCTCGGCCAGACCATCCTCGAGGCCGGTCTGTGGATGGCGCCCGGTGGCCTGATGATGCTGGTCTTCGCGCCGGTCTCGAGCCGGATGATGACCAACGTCGGTCCGCGGATCACCCTGATGACCGGCGCCGCGGTCCTCGGCGTCGGCTACCTGGTCGCGACCTTCCTCATGGACGCCCCGTGGCAGCTGCTCGTCGCCTCGATCGTCATCAGCTCGGGCGTGGGCATCGGGTACGCCGCCATGCCGGCCCTGATCATGACCTCGACCCCGCCCCGCGAGGCCGGGTCGGCGCTCGGCGTCAACGCACTGTCGCGCTCCATCGGCACCACCGTCGCCGCCGCCGTGATGGCGACCGTCCTCGCCGGGTCGACCGGGCGCGGCGGGTTCGAGCTGTGCTTCGCCATCGGCGCGGTCGCCGCGTTCGTCGGCCTCGCCATCACTGCCCTTGTCCCCCACGTGCACTCGCGGGCGGCCAAGCTCGACGCCGTCGGCACCGTCACGGCCGCCTGA
- a CDS encoding MarR family winged helix-turn-helix transcriptional regulator: protein MTTPGTDVPADLAQVTALGDQLLRLQRRRRHVYADVVLENSAFRLLWVLDDGEPRTLRQLAADLDLEQSTVNRQVNAAIAAGWLERYDVPGSASRLVRPSAAGREAYRHDGLIRAGTIRAALDELGHEHAASVIDGLRSLNDAWDAVLERELP, encoded by the coding sequence GTGACCACACCCGGGACCGACGTGCCGGCCGACCTCGCCCAGGTCACCGCCCTCGGCGACCAGCTGCTGCGCCTGCAGCGCCGTCGCCGCCACGTCTACGCCGACGTCGTGCTCGAGAACTCCGCCTTCCGCCTCCTCTGGGTCCTCGACGACGGGGAGCCTCGCACCCTGCGCCAGCTCGCCGCCGACCTCGACCTCGAGCAGTCGACGGTCAACCGCCAGGTCAACGCGGCGATCGCGGCCGGCTGGCTGGAGCGGTACGACGTCCCGGGGAGCGCCAGCAGGCTGGTCCGGCCGTCGGCCGCCGGCCGCGAGGCCTATCGCCACGACGGGTTGATCCGGGCCGGCACGATCCGAGCCGCCCTCGACGAGCTCGGCCACGAGCACGCGGCCTCGGTCATCGACGGCCTGCGCTCGCTCAACGACGCGTGGGACGCCGTGCTGGAGCGAGAGCTGCCCTGA
- a CDS encoding putative protein N(5)-glutamine methyltransferase, producing the protein MDLVERLRAAGCVYAEDEAALLLETATDEADLERLVAARVAGRPLEHLLGWAGFDGLRVVVADGVFVPRQRTLLLVELAEQLTPPDGVVVDLCCGSGALLAALVVRRRDVEGHAADLDPAAVACARTNLADLPPGRVHEGDLYDALPTDLRGRIDVLMVNAPYVPSGELDLMPREARDHEHRVSLDGGSDGLDLHRLVAAGATTWLAPGGLLAIEVAPMQVEAATAMMAAAGLEPAVAEDPDLDATSVIGRARG; encoded by the coding sequence ATGGACCTCGTCGAGCGCCTGCGCGCCGCCGGCTGCGTGTACGCCGAGGACGAGGCCGCGCTCCTGCTCGAGACCGCGACCGACGAGGCCGACCTCGAGCGGCTCGTGGCGGCGCGCGTCGCGGGCCGTCCGCTCGAGCACCTGCTGGGCTGGGCCGGGTTCGACGGGCTGCGGGTGGTCGTCGCCGACGGCGTGTTCGTGCCGCGTCAGCGCACCCTGCTCCTGGTCGAGCTCGCCGAGCAGCTCACCCCGCCCGACGGCGTCGTCGTCGACCTGTGCTGCGGGAGCGGGGCGCTGCTGGCCGCGCTCGTCGTACGTCGCCGCGACGTCGAGGGCCACGCCGCCGACCTCGACCCGGCCGCGGTGGCGTGCGCGCGCACCAACCTCGCCGACCTGCCGCCCGGACGGGTCCACGAGGGCGACCTGTACGACGCCCTGCCGACCGACCTGCGCGGGCGCATCGACGTGCTGATGGTCAACGCGCCCTACGTACCCAGCGGCGAGCTCGACCTGATGCCGCGTGAGGCCCGCGACCACGAGCACCGGGTCTCGCTCGACGGCGGCAGCGACGGCCTCGACCTGCACCGCCTCGTCGCGGCCGGGGCGACGACGTGGCTGGCTCCCGGCGGGCTGCTCGCCATCGAGGTCGCCCCCATGCAGGTCGAGGCGGCCACCGCGATGATGGCCGCCGCGGGTCTCGAGCCCGCCGTCGCCGAGGACCCCGACCTCGACGCGACGTCGGTGATCGGGCGCGCCCGCGGCTGA
- a CDS encoding diacylglycerol kinase, producing MSQVVPEKPLRVVVWSTGTIGRHAIAGIDAHPDLELVGVWVSNPDKHGKDAGVLADLGRDLGIVATTDRDELIALAPDAIVHTAMADDRVFECIEDLISFVEAGINVTSSGPVLLQWPEEILPPEFIERIEDACARGNASMHINGIDPGFANDVLPLVMTSLSQRIDEVRVMEICNYATYYQPVVMGDLFGFGRPMEEVGMLWHPGILTMAWGSVVRQIAAGLDIVLDEPLTEEVDRRPAERDTPSVSGDIAAGTMGAVRFQLTGKVDGIPRVVLEHVTRTDDDSQPEWETPPAGSDACYRIKITGEPMMNVDFTHHGEHGDHNVSGMITTAQRIVNALPAVVAAAPGIVRAIDLPLVTGRGLVSTGSTTEARA from the coding sequence ATGTCACAGGTCGTCCCCGAGAAGCCCCTGCGCGTCGTCGTCTGGTCCACCGGCACCATCGGTCGGCACGCGATCGCCGGCATCGACGCCCACCCCGACCTCGAGCTGGTGGGGGTGTGGGTCAGCAATCCCGACAAGCACGGCAAGGACGCCGGGGTGCTGGCCGACCTGGGGCGTGACCTCGGCATCGTGGCCACGACCGACCGCGACGAGCTGATCGCGCTCGCGCCCGACGCGATCGTGCACACCGCGATGGCCGACGACCGGGTCTTCGAGTGCATCGAGGACCTGATCTCGTTCGTCGAGGCCGGCATCAACGTCACCTCGAGCGGGCCGGTGCTGCTGCAGTGGCCCGAGGAGATCCTGCCGCCGGAGTTCATCGAGCGTATCGAGGACGCCTGTGCCCGGGGCAACGCCAGCATGCACATCAACGGCATCGACCCCGGCTTCGCCAACGACGTCCTGCCGCTGGTGATGACGAGCCTGAGCCAGCGCATCGACGAGGTGCGGGTGATGGAGATCTGCAACTACGCGACCTACTACCAACCCGTCGTGATGGGTGACCTGTTCGGCTTCGGTAGGCCGATGGAGGAGGTCGGCATGCTGTGGCACCCGGGCATCCTCACCATGGCCTGGGGCAGCGTCGTACGCCAGATCGCGGCCGGCCTCGACATCGTCCTCGACGAGCCGCTGACCGAGGAGGTCGACCGGCGCCCGGCCGAGCGCGACACGCCCTCGGTCTCCGGCGACATCGCCGCCGGCACCATGGGAGCGGTCCGCTTCCAGCTGACCGGCAAGGTCGACGGCATCCCTCGCGTCGTCCTCGAGCACGTCACCCGCACCGACGACGACTCGCAGCCCGAGTGGGAGACCCCGCCCGCCGGGTCCGACGCGTGCTACCGGATCAAGATCACCGGCGAGCCGATGATGAACGTCGACTTCACCCACCACGGCGAGCACGGCGACCACAACGTCAGCGGCATGATCACCACCGCCCAGCGCATCGTCAACGCGCTCCCGGCCGTCGTGGCCGCCGCGCCGGGCATCGTGCGGGCCATCGACCTGCCGCTGGTCACCGGGCGCGGACTGGTCTCGACCGGCTCGACCACCGAGGCTCGAGCGTGA
- a CDS encoding SDR family oxidoreductase, with translation MSILDRFTLTDHVAIVTGAGRGLGASTALALAQAGADVLIAARSADQLEVVAEQVRATGRRCVVVAADLSDLDAVAGLAQTAYDELGRLDTVVNNVGGTGPRDFLGTSAGYLERAFSFNVTTAHVLTRAAVPLMLRDDPSTGSRQAAQKSVTTISSMMGRTADRGFVAYGTAKAALAHWTKMAAQDLSPRIRVNGIYVGSIMTSALEMVAGDPGLMGQLEGKTPLGRVGEPEDIAAGVLYLSSRAGQYVTGKLLEIDGGIQQPTLDLGFPDVGA, from the coding sequence GTGAGCATCCTGGACCGCTTCACGCTCACCGACCACGTCGCGATCGTCACCGGGGCGGGCCGCGGCCTCGGAGCCAGTACGGCGCTCGCGCTGGCCCAGGCCGGTGCCGACGTCCTGATCGCGGCCCGCAGTGCCGACCAGCTCGAGGTCGTCGCCGAGCAGGTGCGCGCGACCGGCCGCCGGTGCGTCGTGGTGGCCGCCGACCTCAGCGACCTCGACGCGGTCGCCGGGCTCGCGCAGACGGCGTACGACGAGCTCGGCCGGCTCGACACCGTGGTCAACAACGTGGGCGGCACCGGCCCACGGGACTTCCTCGGCACGAGCGCGGGCTACCTCGAGCGGGCGTTCTCGTTCAACGTCACGACGGCCCACGTGCTCACCAGGGCCGCCGTCCCGCTGATGCTGAGGGACGACCCTTCGACAGGCTCACGGCAAGCTGCCCAGAAGTCCGTCACGACCATCAGCTCGATGATGGGCCGCACCGCCGACCGCGGCTTCGTCGCCTACGGCACCGCCAAGGCCGCGCTCGCGCACTGGACGAAGATGGCTGCGCAGGACCTGTCGCCGCGGATCCGCGTCAACGGCATCTACGTCGGCTCGATCATGACCAGCGCGCTCGAGATGGTCGCCGGCGACCCGGGCCTGATGGGGCAGCTGGAGGGCAAGACCCCGCTCGGCCGGGTCGGCGAGCCCGAGGACATCGCGGCCGGTGTGCTCTACCTGTCGTCGAGGGCCGGCCAGTACGTCACGGGCAAGCTGCTCGAGATCGACGGCGGCATCCAGCAGCCCACCCTCGACCTCGGCTTCCCCGACGTCGGCGCGTAG
- a CDS encoding MBL fold metallo-hydrolase, whose product MADPSRDPGISTAHAVSPDSGEHWTAEGAWEVAPGIHRIPLPLPMDGLRAINVYTIQTDDGLTLIDGGWHIPVARELLDASLRSIGSGFGDITRFLVTHVHRDHFTMATVLGHELGVDVALGLGEKPALDLLNNHEALTENPFHAVLRSAGAGVIAEEWERLEDPDDEEMGNLWRHPTSWLDGDHEIAVGTRTLDAVHTPGHTPGHFVFAERAEAVLFAGDHVLPTITPSIGFTVPPTPQPLGDFMASLTKVRGLPDLRVLPAHGPVAPSTHARVDELLAHHETRLANSLALVAPGGSTAYDVARGLGWTRHLHAFDGLDWFSRGMAAMETKAHLDLLAARGQVSRDDLPDGVVYRVVDRS is encoded by the coding sequence GTGGCCGACCCCAGCAGAGACCCAGGCATCTCGACCGCCCACGCCGTCTCACCCGACTCCGGCGAGCACTGGACCGCCGAGGGTGCCTGGGAGGTGGCGCCCGGCATCCACCGGATCCCGCTGCCCCTGCCGATGGACGGCCTGCGGGCGATCAACGTCTACACGATCCAGACCGACGACGGTCTCACCCTGATCGACGGCGGCTGGCACATCCCGGTGGCTCGCGAGCTGCTCGACGCCAGCCTGCGCTCGATCGGCTCGGGCTTCGGCGACATCACGCGGTTCCTGGTGACGCACGTGCACCGCGACCACTTCACCATGGCGACGGTCCTGGGCCACGAGCTCGGGGTCGACGTCGCGCTGGGCCTCGGCGAGAAGCCGGCGCTCGACCTGCTCAACAACCACGAGGCGCTCACGGAGAACCCGTTCCACGCGGTGCTCCGCTCCGCCGGGGCCGGCGTCATCGCCGAGGAGTGGGAACGCCTCGAGGACCCCGACGACGAGGAGATGGGCAACCTCTGGCGCCACCCGACGTCGTGGCTCGACGGCGACCACGAGATCGCCGTCGGCACCCGCACCCTCGACGCCGTGCACACGCCCGGCCACACGCCCGGCCACTTCGTCTTCGCCGAGCGCGCGGAGGCCGTCCTCTTCGCCGGCGACCACGTGCTGCCCACGATCACCCCGTCCATCGGGTTCACCGTGCCGCCGACGCCGCAGCCGCTCGGTGACTTCATGGCCTCGCTGACCAAGGTCCGCGGTCTGCCCGACCTGCGGGTGCTGCCCGCCCACGGCCCGGTCGCGCCCTCGACCCACGCGCGCGTCGACGAGCTGCTCGCCCACCACGAGACCCGGCTCGCCAACAGCCTCGCGCTGGTCGCGCCGGGCGGGTCGACGGCGTACGACGTGGCGCGCGGCCTCGGCTGGACCCGTCACCTGCACGCCTTCGACGGCCTCGACTGGTTCAGCCGGGGGATGGCCGCGATGGAGACGAAGGCCCACCTCGACCTGCTGGCCGCGCGCGGACAGGTCAGCCGCGACGATCTGCCCGACGGCGTCGTCTACCGGGTCGTCGACCGCTCGTAG
- a CDS encoding GNAT family N-acetyltransferase, whose amino-acid sequence MTIRCVAVPFDRLTALQVYAVARLRQDVFVVEQDCPYPDLDDRDLEPGTRHVLLEEDDLLGYARVLDDGGTWRIGRVVLARTARGQGLADIVMHTALSVAKGRDVMLDAQAPLAGWYATFGFEVTGPEFLEDGIPHLPMRRRKQ is encoded by the coding sequence GTGACCATCCGCTGCGTGGCCGTCCCGTTCGACCGCCTGACGGCCCTCCAGGTGTACGCCGTGGCCCGGCTGCGGCAGGACGTGTTCGTCGTCGAGCAGGACTGCCCCTACCCCGACCTCGACGACCGCGACCTCGAGCCCGGGACACGACACGTCCTGCTCGAGGAGGACGACCTCCTCGGCTACGCGCGCGTCCTCGACGACGGCGGGACCTGGCGGATCGGCCGCGTCGTGCTGGCCAGGACGGCCCGCGGTCAGGGCCTGGCCGACATCGTCATGCACACCGCCCTGTCGGTGGCCAAGGGACGTGACGTGATGCTCGACGCCCAGGCCCCGCTGGCCGGCTGGTACGCGACGTTCGGCTTCGAGGTCACCGGCCCGGAGTTCCTCGAGGACGGCATCCCCCACCTCCCGATGCGCCGGAGGAAGCAGTGA
- a CDS encoding alpha/beta hydrolase: MPSLLHAFYAYAVPRLRGASGLDDPAAERARVEARHAGPDFVFRRLPTGLVPGFERRYEVGQRRVPFPVHTIRPRGQRPRTTVYYLHGGGYVAPTDAVHVRYATRLARVLDAEVVLPFYPLAPEHTWRDSHDALADDLAEHTARQDRVVLAGDSAGGGLALALLQTLRDRGARLPTHVVLHSPWVDLTTSTPDTRDLDAIDPWLSLDKLTAYAGWWAGDAADLARPEVSPGLGDLTGLPPTLVTCGTRDLLVPGCRLLADRAAAARWPLTYLEAPDLIHVFALLPGLPEARRAWRHTKEFLT, from the coding sequence GTGCCCAGCCTGCTCCACGCGTTCTACGCGTACGCCGTCCCGCGGCTGCGCGGGGCGAGCGGGCTGGACGACCCCGCGGCCGAGCGGGCGCGGGTCGAGGCGCGGCACGCGGGGCCCGACTTCGTGTTCCGCCGGCTGCCGACCGGGTTGGTCCCGGGGTTCGAGCGGCGCTACGAGGTCGGCCAGCGGCGCGTCCCGTTCCCGGTGCACACGATCCGCCCTCGGGGGCAGCGGCCGCGGACCACGGTCTACTACCTGCACGGCGGGGGCTACGTCGCGCCGACCGACGCGGTGCACGTGCGCTACGCGACGCGGCTGGCCCGCGTCCTCGACGCCGAGGTGGTGCTGCCGTTCTACCCGCTCGCCCCCGAGCACACCTGGCGCGACAGCCACGACGCCCTGGCCGATGACCTCGCCGAGCACACCGCGCGCCAGGACCGCGTCGTCCTGGCCGGTGACTCGGCGGGCGGCGGGCTCGCGCTGGCGCTGCTCCAGACCCTCCGCGACCGCGGGGCGAGGCTGCCGACCCACGTGGTGCTGCACTCGCCGTGGGTCGACCTCACCACGAGCACCCCCGACACCCGCGACCTCGACGCGATCGACCCGTGGCTGTCCCTCGACAAGCTCACGGCGTACGCCGGGTGGTGGGCCGGCGACGCCGCCGACCTCGCGCGCCCCGAGGTCTCCCCCGGGCTCGGCGACCTGACCGGCCTGCCGCCGACGCTCGTCACCTGCGGCACGCGCGACCTGCTCGTCCCCGGCTGTCGCCTCCTCGCCGACCGCGCCGCCGCCGCCAGGTGGCCGCTGACCTACCTCGAGGCACCCGACCTGATCCACGTCTTCGCGCTGTTGCCCGGCCTGCCCGAGGCCCGCCGCGCGTGGCGTCATACGAAGGAGTTCCTGACGTGA
- a CDS encoding GIY-YIG nuclease family protein, whose amino-acid sequence MAWTYILECRDGSYYVGSTIDLERRVGQHRAGEGAAYTRHRLPVELVWAAQFSSVRAAYDFEKRVQGWGRAKRQALINGREDLLPRLASRCWAATHTEAAEATGPPPQPEPMPWDVPHERVDDPHDPWSPLRPLEPHDTDATPPPYTRIVADRWSRDRR is encoded by the coding sequence GTGGCCTGGACCTACATCCTCGAATGCCGTGACGGCTCCTACTACGTCGGCAGCACCATCGACCTCGAACGACGCGTGGGTCAGCATCGAGCCGGTGAGGGGGCGGCGTACACGCGGCACCGACTCCCCGTCGAGCTCGTCTGGGCGGCCCAGTTCTCGTCCGTGCGCGCGGCCTACGACTTCGAGAAGCGGGTCCAGGGGTGGGGGCGGGCCAAGCGTCAGGCGCTGATCAACGGGCGTGAGGACCTGCTGCCGAGGCTGGCCAGCCGGTGCTGGGCTGCGACCCACACCGAGGCCGCGGAGGCCACCGGCCCCCCGCCGCAGCCCGAGCCGATGCCGTGGGACGTCCCGCACGAGCGCGTCGACGACCCGCACGATCCTTGGTCGCCGTTGCGTCCACTCGAGCCGCACGACACTGACGCGACGCCGCCGCCGTACACGCGGATCGTTGCGGACCGATGGTCTCGAGACAGGCGCTAG
- a CDS encoding thiamine ABC transporter substrate-binding protein, whose amino-acid sequence MTMTSCSLVGGDDDGAAGGDRETVVLVVHDSFALPEDLVADFEKKNDLTLEVRKSGDAGELTNKLVLTKSNPVGDVAFGVDNAFASRALDEGVFAAADVDLPAGADAYDLPGDDDHALVPVDNGNVCVNVDDTYFAKKKLDPPATFEDLTDPRYKNLFVTPSAATSSPGLAFLLATIAEYGDDWPAYWKRLMANGTRIASGWTDAYQVDFTQGGGAGDRPIVTSYDSSPAFTVPEGGTTSTTSALLDTCFLQVEYAGTLAGGDNPEGAKKVLAWLVSPEVQAALPDSMYVFPVADGVPLPTAWATFAKRPTAPKTVDPDEVTAQRDAWLREWTDLTTR is encoded by the coding sequence ATGACGATGACGTCGTGCTCGTTGGTCGGCGGGGACGACGACGGGGCGGCGGGTGGCGACCGCGAGACGGTGGTGCTCGTCGTGCACGACTCGTTCGCGCTGCCCGAGGACCTGGTCGCCGACTTCGAGAAGAAGAACGACCTGACCCTCGAGGTCCGCAAGTCCGGCGACGCCGGGGAGCTGACCAACAAGCTGGTCCTGACCAAGAGCAACCCCGTCGGCGACGTCGCCTTCGGTGTCGACAACGCGTTCGCGAGCCGGGCGCTCGACGAGGGCGTGTTCGCGGCGGCGGACGTCGACCTCCCCGCCGGCGCCGATGCCTACGACCTGCCGGGCGACGACGACCATGCGCTGGTGCCGGTCGACAACGGCAACGTGTGCGTCAACGTCGACGACACCTACTTCGCGAAGAAGAAGCTCGACCCGCCGGCGACCTTCGAGGACCTCACCGACCCGCGCTACAAGAACCTGTTCGTCACGCCGTCGGCGGCGACGAGCAGCCCGGGGCTGGCCTTCCTGCTCGCGACGATCGCGGAGTACGGCGACGACTGGCCGGCGTACTGGAAGCGGCTGATGGCCAACGGCACCCGCATCGCCAGCGGCTGGACCGACGCCTACCAGGTCGACTTCACCCAGGGCGGCGGCGCGGGCGACCGGCCGATCGTGACGTCGTACGACTCGAGCCCGGCGTTCACGGTGCCCGAGGGCGGCACGACCAGCACGACGAGCGCGCTGCTCGACACCTGCTTCCTGCAGGTCGAGTACGCCGGCACACTGGCCGGCGGCGACAACCCGGAGGGTGCCAAGAAGGTCCTCGCCTGGCTGGTCAGCCCCGAGGTGCAGGCGGCCCTGCCCGACAGCATGTACGTCTTCCCCGTCGCCGACGGGGTCCCGCTCCCGACGGCGTGGGCGACGTTCGCCAAGCGGCCGACCGCCCCCAAGACCGTCGACCCCGACGAGGTCACCGCGCAGCGCGACGCGTGGCTGCGGGAGTGGACCGACCTCACCACCCGGTGA